One stretch of Oceanipulchritudo coccoides DNA includes these proteins:
- a CDS encoding PfkB family carbohydrate kinase: MNAKNILNELSEKMATASTKSAIVGLDGFVDKIIKPVDSRFGQGADFEPIPTIEAFGQRIIDAAGESANIELYEEYEKLGGNGPIMANALVADGLKVQYIGALGQPMEAVFEEFAKNTNAVSICAPGITHALEFTDGKIMLGSMKGLDDLTLDRILEVMGEGAFIDAVNRADLIALVNWTMIPNMTAIFEGLLTRVLPNLGPKESGRWFYFDLADPAKRSRGDLKEVLNVISKFRSHGSVTLGLNLSEAKQVCDVFELGSVEEEADSLKSGATRIRNALNLPCVVIHPRSGAACATRDGAWYVEGPFCKSPKISTGAGDHFNSGFAAAEVIGLSPEACLMVAVATSGQYVRTGRSPSLRETARFIESWTSGSLSD; encoded by the coding sequence ATGAATGCCAAGAATATCCTGAACGAGCTGTCTGAAAAGATGGCCACTGCCTCCACAAAATCGGCTATCGTCGGCCTGGACGGATTTGTCGACAAGATCATCAAGCCGGTCGACAGCCGCTTCGGACAGGGTGCCGATTTTGAGCCGATCCCGACCATTGAAGCGTTCGGGCAACGCATCATCGATGCCGCTGGAGAGTCGGCCAATATCGAGCTGTACGAGGAATATGAAAAGCTTGGTGGTAACGGTCCCATCATGGCCAATGCGCTTGTTGCCGATGGCTTGAAGGTCCAATACATCGGTGCCCTTGGCCAGCCAATGGAAGCGGTCTTCGAGGAATTTGCCAAAAATACAAACGCCGTCAGCATCTGTGCTCCCGGCATTACGCACGCTCTCGAGTTTACCGACGGGAAGATCATGCTTGGATCGATGAAGGGCCTCGATGACCTTACCTTGGACCGTATTCTTGAAGTGATGGGAGAAGGGGCTTTCATCGACGCTGTAAACCGCGCCGATCTCATCGCCCTCGTCAACTGGACCATGATCCCCAACATGACCGCCATTTTCGAGGGCCTCCTCACTCGCGTCCTGCCAAACCTTGGCCCGAAGGAATCCGGCCGCTGGTTTTACTTTGACCTGGCCGATCCGGCCAAACGCTCCCGTGGTGATTTGAAGGAAGTGCTCAATGTCATTTCAAAGTTCCGCTCGCACGGCTCAGTCACCCTCGGCCTGAATCTCTCCGAAGCAAAGCAGGTATGCGATGTCTTCGAACTCGGCAGCGTCGAGGAGGAGGCGGACTCGCTCAAGTCCGGCGCCACCCGGATTCGCAACGCCCTCAACCTTCCCTGCGTGGTCATTCATCCACGGTCGGGGGCCGCCTGCGCCACGCGGGATGGTGCATGGTATGTCGAGGGGCCCTTCTGCAAGTCCCCAAAAATTTCCACGGGGGCCGGAGACCATTTTAATTCGGGATTTGCCGCGGCCGAGGTCATTGGCCTTTCGCCTGAGGCCTGCCTGATGGTCGCCGTGGCCACCAGCGGTCAGTATGTCCGCACAGGCCGCAGCCCCTCACTGAGGGAAACCGCTCGCTTCATCGAAAGCTGGACCTCCGGCTCATTATCTGATTAA
- a CDS encoding ExbD/TolR family protein — protein MARKFHRRKPLEAMSELNVTPLIDLAFALLIIFMITAPLLQQTIDIRVPTESARPQPSEPIEPLMLSIDPQGQFFWGDQAVGDNEMQSRLVLVADTDEPPVVQIRADAGLPYQRVVDLLDLVKGAGLSKISLETRAR, from the coding sequence ATGGCCCGTAAATTTCATCGCCGCAAGCCGCTCGAGGCCATGTCGGAGCTCAACGTGACCCCGTTGATCGACCTCGCTTTTGCCTTGTTGATCATCTTCATGATCACGGCGCCCCTGCTTCAGCAGACAATCGATATCCGCGTCCCGACGGAATCCGCCCGCCCGCAACCCAGTGAGCCAATAGAGCCACTGATGTTGTCCATCGATCCGCAGGGACAGTTTTTCTGGGGTGATCAGGCAGTCGGGGACAACGAAATGCAGTCACGTCTCGTTCTTGTCGCGGACACGGATGAGCCTCCGGTCGTGCAGATCCGTGCGGATGCCGGTCTGCCCTACCAGCGGGTTGTCGACTTGCTGGATCTGGTCAAGGGGGCTGGCCTGAGCAAGATCAGCCTCGAGACACGCGCCCGCTGA
- the tmk gene encoding dTMP kinase, giving the protein MTENDDTRGFLISFEGSEGSGKSTQISRIADRFEDAGYEVIVTREPGGTPIGEEIRHTLMHAAEGHNMMPETELLLFAASRAQLVREVILPAVEAGKIVLCDRFMDSTTVYQGVARNIQSEPVHMINTFAVGETKPDVTVVIDLDAEVGLQRVKHRANDLPDRMEKENIEFYQKVRNGYLMLAKAMPERFIVVDGELHRDELENAIWKQLRQRVI; this is encoded by the coding sequence ATGACAGAGAACGACGACACACGGGGATTTCTCATCTCATTTGAAGGATCCGAGGGCAGCGGAAAGTCCACCCAGATCAGCCGCATTGCCGACCGTTTTGAAGATGCCGGATATGAGGTTATTGTGACTCGCGAACCGGGTGGAACACCGATCGGTGAAGAGATCCGGCACACGCTCATGCACGCAGCCGAGGGGCATAACATGATGCCCGAAACGGAGCTGCTACTCTTTGCCGCGAGTCGCGCCCAGCTGGTGCGCGAAGTCATTCTCCCCGCCGTGGAAGCCGGCAAGATCGTCCTTTGTGACCGATTCATGGATTCGACAACGGTCTATCAGGGGGTTGCCCGCAATATCCAGTCGGAGCCGGTCCATATGATCAACACCTTTGCCGTTGGGGAAACCAAGCCAGATGTCACCGTGGTCATTGACCTTGATGCGGAAGTCGGCCTGCAGCGGGTGAAGCACCGGGCCAACGACTTGCCCGACCGGATGGAAAAGGAGAACATTGAGTTTTACCAGAAGGTGCGCAACGGGTACCTCATGCTGGCCAAGGCCATGCCGGAACGCTTTATCGTTGTTGATGGCGAATTGCATCGGGATGAGCTGGAAAACGCCATCTGGAAGCAACTCCGCCAGCGCGTCATCTAA
- a CDS encoding sulfatase family protein produces MKTPLILICTCLLLTSLMGESRQPNVVVVLMDDYGLGQFAPVARQLELENVDPGLLAFTETLGDAAYDPQVALEASRRAMPFMDSLSENGLVFTRAFSASNLCSPARQGLVTGINPIRFGGYRNIDVNELGLPEGKSLVGLFKGSGYRTGMIGKWHLGRHVESLREKVLAAGGSYQDVLESGYMGSAREQDHPLNHGFDYAYFYNLWECPFYGSRLIWEDREFTGKQNQYNTDLFTDKAIAFMKGSLDAGEPFMVELALHTAHKPLDVDAPETYASRFDTGSALVDRFYSHIYAVDRSIQRISEMLKGRGEWENTILFFTADNGATCNVGDGDLSLIPGNGPHRGHKGQMFLGGIRVPMLMVWPDKIKGAHHVTQAVSVMDVLPTALDAIGVPVPGDIDGTSLLPLLKDLKTPLHERLYFTGIHAAAWGYSSHDVIGNAEQRRDLSPGSWVIVEGDWVLRYVGKLVPGLMRSLPDGEDAAYGLFNIKDDPLEQNNLYEEFPDIAARLTKAYMEFAKDLPPPPVWDRARWEELVMPAESGL; encoded by the coding sequence ATGAAAACCCCCCTTATCCTGATTTGCACATGCCTTCTTCTGACATCCCTGATGGGAGAATCCCGGCAGCCGAATGTTGTAGTTGTCCTGATGGACGATTACGGGCTTGGACAATTTGCCCCGGTGGCGCGGCAGCTTGAGCTGGAGAATGTGGACCCCGGATTGCTCGCCTTCACGGAAACCCTCGGGGATGCGGCCTATGACCCACAAGTGGCCCTTGAGGCCTCCCGTCGTGCGATGCCCTTCATGGACAGCCTGAGCGAAAACGGGTTGGTCTTCACGCGGGCCTTTTCGGCAAGCAACCTTTGTTCGCCGGCCCGGCAGGGACTTGTCACGGGGATTAATCCGATCCGGTTTGGTGGTTACCGGAACATTGATGTGAATGAATTGGGGCTGCCCGAGGGAAAGAGCCTTGTCGGGTTGTTCAAGGGAAGCGGGTACCGGACGGGGATGATTGGCAAGTGGCACCTTGGCAGGCACGTGGAAAGCCTGCGCGAGAAAGTCCTTGCCGCAGGGGGAAGCTATCAGGATGTATTGGAAAGTGGATACATGGGATCGGCGCGCGAACAGGACCATCCACTCAACCACGGCTTTGATTACGCCTATTTCTACAATCTGTGGGAATGCCCCTTCTACGGTTCCAGACTTATCTGGGAAGACCGGGAATTCACGGGTAAGCAGAACCAGTACAACACGGACCTGTTTACCGACAAGGCAATCGCCTTCATGAAGGGATCCCTGGACGCCGGCGAGCCGTTTATGGTGGAGTTGGCGCTACACACCGCGCACAAACCGCTCGATGTTGATGCGCCGGAAACGTATGCCAGCCGGTTTGATACCGGATCCGCACTGGTGGACCGTTTCTATTCCCACATCTACGCGGTCGACCGGTCGATCCAACGGATTTCGGAAATGCTCAAGGGGCGTGGGGAATGGGAAAACACCATCCTCTTCTTCACGGCCGACAATGGTGCCACCTGTAACGTGGGTGACGGTGACCTCAGTCTGATCCCTGGCAATGGTCCGCATCGCGGTCACAAGGGGCAGATGTTCCTTGGCGGCATCCGCGTTCCAATGCTCATGGTCTGGCCTGATAAAATCAAGGGTGCCCATCATGTCACCCAAGCCGTCTCGGTGATGGATGTCCTGCCAACCGCGTTGGACGCCATCGGGGTTCCGGTTCCCGGAGATATCGACGGTACCAGTCTCCTGCCGTTGTTGAAGGATCTCAAAACACCGCTACATGAGCGCCTTTACTTTACCGGCATCCACGCTGCGGCATGGGGCTACTCCAGTCATGATGTAATTGGCAATGCCGAGCAACGCCGCGATCTCTCGCCCGGCTCGTGGGTCATTGTCGAAGGGGACTGGGTGCTCCGGTATGTCGGAAAGCTCGTCCCCGGGCTCATGCGGAGTCTGCCCGACGGGGAAGATGCCGCCTACGGCTTGTTCAACATAAAGGACGATCCGCTTGAACAGAATAATCTCTACGAGGAATTTCCTGACATCGCCGCTCGTTTGACAAAGGCCTATATGGAATTTGCGAAGGATCTGCCACCTCCGCCAGTCTGGGATCGGGCCCGCTGGGAAGAGCTGGTGATGCCCGCTGAATCAGGGCTTTAA
- a CDS encoding MotA/TolQ/ExbB proton channel family protein — MISLPMFIFDVFTPLVESPNLGMIQAFAQANLAGKAIVMLLGVFSMVAWTVMVGKYMELAKFRDQNRGFQMRLDATERILTIDPKLPEAKGPYAHLGREGLKAYHTSAKSRNAIAHVENSLQRAVAWSQLRYESRMTLLGSIVSGAPFLGLLGTVWGVMDAFGAIAGSEGASIATLAPGVSGALLTTVMGLLVAIPSVFGYNYLLTQVKLLITDLENFASLLADRIEIESSD, encoded by the coding sequence ATGATTTCCCTACCGATGTTTATCTTTGATGTTTTCACGCCGCTGGTCGAGTCGCCCAATCTGGGCATGATTCAGGCCTTCGCACAAGCCAACCTCGCCGGGAAGGCGATTGTCATGCTGCTGGGTGTCTTCAGCATGGTGGCCTGGACGGTCATGGTTGGCAAATATATGGAGCTGGCCAAGTTTCGTGACCAGAACCGCGGCTTCCAAATGCGACTGGATGCCACCGAGCGTATCCTCACCATTGATCCCAAACTGCCAGAGGCCAAAGGACCGTATGCACACCTGGGGCGCGAAGGGTTGAAGGCCTATCACACGAGCGCCAAGAGCCGCAACGCGATCGCCCATGTGGAGAATTCCCTGCAGCGGGCCGTGGCTTGGTCACAGTTGCGCTATGAAAGCCGCATGACCCTGCTCGGTTCCATTGTTTCGGGTGCTCCGTTCCTCGGACTTCTCGGAACAGTCTGGGGGGTAATGGACGCTTTTGGTGCCATCGCTGGCTCGGAGGGTGCCAGTATCGCTACGCTCGCCCCGGGGGTTTCCGGTGCTCTTTTGACGACTGTCATGGGCCTGCTCGTCGCGATTCCCTCGGTATTTGGCTATAATTATCTCCTGACGCAGGTGAAGCTGCTCATTACCGATCTGGAAAATTTTGCCAGCCTGCTGGCGGACCGCATTGAAATTGAATCAAGCGACTGA
- a CDS encoding sulfatase-like hydrolase/transferase, with protein MPCEAPAQQDDAEVVVVRVSCPCFQLVPWLIDGNDAGMLRSYSKFPRDGRLQQLVCLLCGLLGLTNAIVADRAGESLPNVIFFFADDIGWADVGRYHEHYADGVNQPSVAPVPTPNMNRLCDEGMIFTDAQLPAALCAPNRFCVMTGNYTHRSRPWGTWDRDSNTAFHYGDAVDDRIDNPHRTVGTILQEAGYRTAFFGKMHFGGDFFDSAGAIIRPSNADLDQIDYTRQFRNGLLDHGFDYTFATPDGIQGPVYAYFENDLYRPISSFAYDIDGVDVSGYSILQHFLDGDLVGNGEMIQDGYGDSEFDTSEHGVILSHFAAEFIADHEANHVDKPFLVYYAAPAIHVPHTPSSSGIEAAGATGLGSRADFIYDLDQQLGRLLDKLEALGIADNTLIIVSSDNGGYPGINGNGGDGMVDAGQWPNGPFRGNKGSVYEGGHRVPFIWKWGDGTEPGSVIPPGKSSDQLVSVIDWVASMVDLTGGALPDDQNYDSASLLPLVFSGQPDLEAPVRTIHHYFFHNNNQRAVRMNDAEGKWFLKRTSPIELYDLATDLDQSDNLIEGFSSFGDIPESHPHKARIDAMNAWYNAHNNSYSPRSTPSADFSDEATKTPIPVPVPAARLKVEPNLLFSAENLTDFAAYDIDTSTDLQGSWSLLETIPELATNWSMTWDSALPIFFRIRYPEKADRSFLPLR; from the coding sequence GTGCCCTGTGAAGCTCCTGCGCAACAGGATGACGCGGAGGTGGTAGTTGTTAGAGTTTCCTGCCCCTGTTTTCAGCTTGTTCCTTGGCTGATTGATGGAAATGATGCCGGCATGCTTCGGTCGTATTCCAAGTTCCCCCGAGATGGTAGATTACAACAACTGGTCTGCCTGTTATGTGGCCTGTTGGGATTAACCAATGCCATTGTCGCCGACCGGGCGGGGGAGTCGCTGCCGAATGTCATTTTCTTTTTTGCCGATGATATTGGCTGGGCGGATGTGGGCCGGTATCATGAGCACTATGCGGACGGGGTGAACCAGCCCTCTGTGGCACCGGTCCCAACACCGAACATGAATCGATTGTGCGACGAGGGGATGATCTTTACCGATGCCCAGTTACCGGCTGCCCTTTGCGCACCCAACCGCTTTTGTGTAATGACCGGTAACTACACGCACCGCTCCCGTCCGTGGGGAACCTGGGATCGTGACAGCAACACGGCCTTTCATTACGGAGATGCGGTGGACGACCGCATCGACAATCCGCACAGGACGGTTGGGACGATCTTGCAAGAGGCTGGTTACCGGACGGCCTTCTTCGGGAAGATGCACTTCGGCGGGGACTTCTTTGATTCCGCTGGAGCCATTATCCGGCCCTCAAACGCCGACCTTGACCAAATCGATTACACGCGGCAGTTCCGCAACGGGCTCCTTGACCACGGATTTGATTACACCTTTGCGACTCCCGACGGTATCCAGGGCCCCGTCTATGCCTACTTTGAGAATGACTTGTACCGTCCAATCAGCTCTTTCGCTTATGATATCGACGGTGTGGATGTTTCAGGATATTCAATCCTCCAGCACTTTCTTGACGGGGACCTGGTCGGCAACGGGGAGATGATTCAGGACGGCTACGGCGATTCTGAATTTGATACAAGCGAACACGGTGTGATCCTGAGCCACTTCGCAGCAGAGTTCATCGCTGACCATGAGGCCAACCATGTGGATAAACCCTTCCTGGTGTACTATGCCGCCCCGGCCATCCATGTTCCCCACACGCCATCGAGCAGCGGCATCGAGGCTGCAGGAGCGACCGGCCTCGGTTCCCGGGCAGATTTTATTTACGACCTCGACCAGCAGCTGGGACGTCTGCTTGACAAGCTGGAAGCTCTTGGCATTGCGGACAACACCCTCATCATTGTCTCCAGCGACAATGGCGGCTATCCGGGCATCAACGGCAATGGGGGTGATGGCATGGTTGACGCCGGCCAATGGCCGAACGGGCCTTTTCGCGGGAACAAGGGATCCGTTTACGAAGGGGGACATCGCGTGCCCTTCATCTGGAAGTGGGGCGATGGAACAGAACCGGGATCTGTTATTCCTCCGGGGAAATCCTCTGATCAATTGGTGTCGGTGATCGATTGGGTGGCGAGTATGGTTGACCTGACGGGCGGTGCATTGCCGGATGACCAGAATTACGATTCAGCGAGCTTGCTCCCCTTGGTCTTTTCCGGGCAACCCGATCTGGAGGCACCCGTTCGCACGATTCATCATTATTTCTTCCATAACAATAACCAGCGGGCGGTCCGCATGAACGATGCGGAAGGAAAATGGTTTTTAAAGCGGACGAGTCCGATTGAACTGTACGACCTGGCAACTGACCTGGACCAGTCCGACAATTTGATCGAAGGCTTTTCGAGCTTCGGGGACATTCCCGAAAGCCATCCCCACAAGGCACGCATCGATGCCATGAACGCATGGTATAACGCCCACAACAATTCCTACAGTCCTCGGTCAACCCCCTCCGCTGATTTCAGCGACGAAGCCACGAAGACTCCAATCCCGGTCCCCGTGCCCGCGGCCAGGCTCAAGGTCGAACCAAACTTGTTGTTTTCAGCGGAAAACCTGACGGACTTTGCCGCCTACGATATTGACACATCCACAGACCTTCAGGGTTCCTGGAGCCTGCTCGAGACAATCCCGGAACTGGCGACCAACTGGTCCATGACCTGGGATTCGGCACTGCCCATCTTTTTCAGGATCCGGTACCCCGAAAAGGCCGACCGGAGCTTTCTGCCGCTTCGGTGA
- a CDS encoding TonB family protein — protein sequence MERQTKQSMVISVMVHVALVGAAFLFIFIESWMKKPEPVVFELVAAASPQVNEAPMDDLPDVPLEPLKVDQPDPIKPVPEVPDLPEPEPEPEPEPEPVKKLSYEDWAKNRDLPERVQRVQKPKPKPVRNVPEIETDVRARLEKQLSPIKIQGVDLSQIESSDALQRYLSALRQRIQQAFEPSGSNLEAEAYFTITAGGLLSSAQIHRSSGNAAFDRSVLRTLQTARSPGPPPGNRDYTFSLVFRSE from the coding sequence ATGGAACGACAGACCAAGCAATCAATGGTCATCTCGGTCATGGTGCATGTTGCCTTGGTCGGGGCCGCCTTTTTGTTTATCTTTATCGAATCCTGGATGAAGAAGCCGGAGCCTGTCGTCTTCGAGCTGGTCGCGGCCGCGTCCCCGCAGGTCAATGAGGCGCCCATGGATGATCTCCCCGATGTCCCCCTCGAGCCACTGAAGGTCGATCAGCCCGATCCGATCAAGCCGGTTCCCGAGGTGCCGGATCTGCCTGAGCCCGAACCCGAGCCTGAGCCCGAGCCGGAGCCGGTCAAAAAACTTTCCTACGAGGACTGGGCCAAGAACCGCGACCTGCCGGAACGTGTTCAGCGTGTTCAGAAGCCCAAACCGAAACCCGTCCGCAACGTGCCGGAAATTGAGACCGATGTCCGGGCGCGGCTCGAGAAGCAGCTTTCGCCCATTAAAATCCAAGGCGTTGACCTGAGCCAGATCGAGAGCTCCGATGCCCTGCAGCGCTATCTTTCCGCCCTCCGCCAACGCATCCAGCAGGCCTTTGAGCCCTCTGGCTCCAACCTTGAGGCGGAAGCTTACTTCACAATCACGGCAGGCGGTTTGCTTTCCAGTGCCCAGATCCATCGGTCCTCCGGCAACGCGGCTTTTGACCGTTCCGTCCTCCGCACCCTCCAGACCGCACGCTCTCCCGGCCCGCCCCCGGGCAACCGGGACTATACTTTCTCACTGGTCTTCAGGTCGGAGTAG
- a CDS encoding tagaturonate epimerase family protein produces MRNLHPRQMKQLPRFTFGMGDRFGRQGEAQLRSVLDARALGMDVAPVWNKSKREHTLIGTEPQSLRNEADAAVRALDYDGPYFVDADHITIETVDDFIACSDFFTLDIADSLGKPPRSVDNADRYRQTLEALGSVSVEGMETVSFDPESASALLEAYGAAIEAAKALYEKIAAARPDGDFAVEISMDETETPQGPKELLGILRLLALENIPAQTIAPKFTGRFNKGVDYVGDLEQFTVEFESDVLVLAYAIKNFGLPSSLKLSVHSGSDKFSLYPIIKDIVTKHNAGLHMKTAGTTWLEEVIGLAEAGGAGFDFVKELYIDALDHYDALTAPYSTVLYIDRSQLPSVKVARGWKSEDLVAMVEHDQENPLFNSSLRQFFHVAFKLASKAGDGYYSLLDENAGIINRRVHHNLFQRHILKVFPE; encoded by the coding sequence TTGAGAAATTTACATCCAAGACAAATGAAGCAATTACCGAGATTCACCTTTGGCATGGGCGACCGATTTGGCCGTCAGGGAGAAGCGCAGCTGCGGTCTGTTCTGGACGCACGGGCACTGGGCATGGACGTGGCCCCGGTGTGGAACAAGAGCAAGCGTGAGCATACCCTCATCGGAACGGAGCCGCAGAGCCTTCGTAATGAGGCGGACGCAGCAGTAAGGGCACTCGATTACGACGGGCCGTACTTCGTTGATGCTGATCATATCACGATCGAGACCGTGGACGACTTTATCGCTTGTAGTGACTTCTTCACCCTCGATATCGCCGACAGCCTCGGCAAGCCGCCGAGGAGCGTGGACAACGCCGACCGCTACCGGCAGACCCTTGAAGCACTTGGGTCGGTCTCCGTGGAGGGCATGGAGACGGTCTCCTTTGATCCGGAAAGTGCTTCCGCCTTGTTGGAGGCATATGGCGCGGCCATCGAGGCGGCAAAGGCCCTGTATGAAAAGATTGCCGCCGCCCGCCCGGATGGGGACTTTGCGGTGGAGATTTCGATGGACGAGACCGAAACTCCCCAGGGCCCCAAGGAACTGCTGGGCATTCTCCGCCTGCTGGCTTTGGAAAATATCCCCGCGCAGACCATTGCCCCGAAGTTCACCGGCCGTTTCAACAAGGGAGTGGACTATGTCGGCGACCTGGAGCAGTTCACGGTGGAGTTCGAGTCGGATGTCCTTGTCTTGGCATATGCCATAAAAAACTTTGGTCTTCCCTCCTCTTTGAAGCTGAGCGTCCATTCAGGAAGCGACAAGTTCAGTCTGTATCCAATTATCAAGGACATAGTGACAAAGCACAATGCCGGCCTGCACATGAAGACAGCAGGGACAACCTGGCTGGAGGAAGTGATCGGGCTGGCCGAGGCTGGAGGTGCCGGATTTGACTTCGTCAAGGAACTCTACATCGATGCGCTGGACCATTATGACGCCCTGACAGCCCCGTATTCGACGGTGTTGTACATTGATCGGAGCCAGTTACCATCCGTGAAAGTCGCGAGGGGCTGGAAGAGCGAGGACCTTGTCGCCATGGTGGAACACGATCAGGAAAACCCGCTGTTCAACTCCAGCCTGCGGCAGTTTTTCCATGTCGCCTTCAAGCTTGCCAGCAAAGCGGGCGACGGCTACTACAGCCTGCTGGACGAGAACGCCGGCATCATCAATCGGCGGGTGCATCACAACCTGTTTCAGCGGCACATCCTGAAAGTATTCCCCGAATAG
- the fucU gene encoding L-fucose mutarotase, whose protein sequence is MLKGISPLISPELLAVMARMGHGDELILADAHFPGETFNKQVIRADGLRIPDLLEAILPLFELDAYVDHPLVMMAAVDGDQLDPAVEAAYLEKIQLTNPKVPAIQRVDRFDFYDRAKSAFAVVMTGETAKYGNILLKKGVTPC, encoded by the coding sequence ATGCTTAAAGGAATCTCACCCTTGATCAGTCCAGAACTGCTGGCCGTCATGGCCCGCATGGGGCACGGTGACGAGCTCATCCTTGCCGATGCTCATTTCCCCGGGGAGACATTCAATAAGCAGGTCATTCGCGCGGATGGGCTTCGTATTCCGGATTTGCTCGAAGCGATCCTCCCCCTTTTCGAACTGGATGCCTACGTGGACCATCCCCTGGTCATGATGGCAGCTGTCGATGGGGATCAATTGGATCCTGCGGTCGAGGCCGCCTATCTCGAAAAAATTCAGCTCACCAATCCGAAGGTCCCCGCTATCCAGCGGGTCGACCGCTTCGACTTCTATGACCGGGCCAAGTCGGCCTTTGCCGTCGTCATGACGGGTGAAACGGCCAAGTACGGCAACATCCTCCTTAAAAAGGGTGTCACGCCCTGCTGA
- a CDS encoding xylose operon transcription regulator XylR — MSRQRKVLMLQGSYNPSIHKGIAQAARAFNWHLDISLMRSSRLPKHWEGDGIICNLNQEERFANFIRRNPLPCVDTSIWRSDLKMPRVSTSNSRIGQLAARHFIEQGHRNFAWYAFHKTPWGELRFEAFREVLGQSGLEAVRLDRGLTQNTEHIRRQLRQLPRPTAIFTQNDFDAAWLLNRCLDEGWQVPDDFAILGVDNNPLICQLQPIPLSSVSKDSAIIGYSGCRLLQRLMEGKPVSNKIHYIEPERVIVRASTETLAIADPLVRKAMQYMNDNLRHSFGVEQLAAHCGTHRLQLEKQFKNALRTTAHQKLIELRIKKAESLLLTTRDSVEQIANLTGFCHAPHLTRVFKNHFGLPPHKYRRAHATPVQAFF; from the coding sequence ATGTCGCGCCAAAGAAAAGTCCTGATGCTGCAAGGGAGCTACAATCCCTCCATCCACAAGGGAATTGCCCAGGCGGCGAGGGCGTTCAATTGGCACCTTGACATCAGTTTGATGAGGTCATCACGCCTGCCCAAGCATTGGGAAGGCGACGGTATCATCTGCAATCTGAATCAGGAGGAACGCTTCGCGAACTTCATCCGGCGCAATCCCCTCCCCTGTGTCGACACATCGATCTGGCGCAGCGACCTCAAGATGCCGCGGGTCTCCACCAGCAATAGCCGTATCGGACAGCTGGCTGCCCGTCACTTCATCGAGCAGGGGCACCGCAATTTTGCCTGGTATGCCTTTCACAAGACCCCATGGGGGGAACTTCGCTTCGAGGCCTTCCGGGAAGTCCTGGGGCAAAGCGGATTGGAGGCTGTACGCCTCGACAGGGGCTTGACCCAGAACACGGAACATATCCGCCGGCAGCTGCGCCAACTCCCCCGCCCAACCGCCATCTTCACGCAGAACGACTTTGATGCAGCCTGGCTGCTGAACCGCTGCCTTGACGAAGGTTGGCAGGTCCCGGATGACTTCGCCATTCTCGGGGTCGATAACAACCCACTCATCTGCCAACTGCAGCCGATTCCACTCTCCAGCGTCAGCAAGGATTCCGCCATTATCGGTTATTCCGGATGCCGCCTGCTGCAGCGCCTCATGGAGGGCAAACCCGTCTCCAACAAAATCCACTACATTGAACCGGAAAGGGTTATAGTCCGAGCCAGTACAGAAACCTTGGCTATCGCCGATCCTCTCGTGCGCAAAGCGATGCAATACATGAACGACAACCTGCGTCACAGTTTCGGGGTTGAGCAGCTTGCCGCCCATTGTGGAACCCATCGCCTCCAACTGGAAAAGCAGTTCAAGAATGCCTTGCGGACCACTGCGCACCAGAAGTTGATTGAACTGCGTATCAAGAAGGCCGAATCCCTCCTCCTGACAACCCGCGACAGCGTCGAGCAGATCGCCAACCTGACCGGGTTTTGTCACGCCCCCCACCTGACCCGTGTCTTCAAGAACCACTTTGGCCTGCCGCCACACAAATATCGTCGAGCCCATGCCACACCAGTGCAGGCTTTTTTTTAA